GTTAAAGGCGCGCCCCATGGCACGCTTTCTCCCGCCAAATGTTCCCGCCATCCTTCAACCACCGCCACCGTGGCTtcacctccctcctccgccgctgcgACTCCACCATCCAACTACAGCAAATCCACGCCCAATTCGACCCccacctcttcctctcctccccccACCTCGACCTCGACTCCTcctacctcctcctcctcctcctccgctccctcCCCTCCCCCACCTCCGCCTACAACGCCCTCATCcgcgcctcctccgcctcccgaaACCCTAGCCGCTCCTTCTCCCTCTACGCCCGCATGCTCCGCGCCGCCGCCAGGCCCGACCACCTCACCTTCCCCTTCCTCGCCAAGTCCTGCGCCCGCCTCGCACTCCCCCGCCTCGGCCTCTCCCTCCACTCCCACGTCGCGAAGGCCGGGCTCGCTTCCGATCGGTTCGTCCAAAACTCCATGGTTCATATGTACGCCGCGTGCGGCGATATGCGCCTCGCGCGCAGGGTGTTCGACGAAATCTCCCAACCGAATGTCGTCTCCTGGAATTCTTTGCTGGACGGGTACGCGAAGTGCGGCGACTTGGCGGCTGCTCGCGAGGTGTTCGGCCGAATGCCCGAACGGGATGTCGTTTCTTGGAGCGCGATGATTGACGGGTACGTCAAGGGCGGGGAGTGTAACGAGGCTATTGAGCTATTCGATTCTATGGAAGCTCTACAATTCGGGCCTAAGGCGAATGAGGTAACGATGGTGAGCTTGCTGTGTGCGTGCGCCCACTTAGGGTCTCTCGAGCAAGGGAGGAGGATGCATCGGTACTTGGAGCAAAATGGTTTCCGCTTGAATCTCACTCTTGCTACTTCCTTGATCGACATG
This genomic interval from Ananas comosus cultivar F153 linkage group 8, ASM154086v1, whole genome shotgun sequence contains the following:
- the LOC109714307 gene encoding pentatricopeptide repeat-containing protein At5g08305, whose amino-acid sequence is MFPPSFNHRHRGFTSLLRRCDSTIQLQQIHAQFDPHLFLSSPHLDLDSSYLLLLLLRSLPSPTSAYNALIRASSASRNPSRSFSLYARMLRAAARPDHLTFPFLAKSCARLALPRLGLSLHSHVAKAGLASDRFVQNSMVHMYAACGDMRLARRVFDEISQPNVVSWNSLLDGYAKCGDLAAAREVFGRMPERDVVSWSAMIDGYVKGGECNEAIELFDSMEALQFGPKANEVTMVSLLCACAHLGSLEQGRRMHRYLEQNGFRLNLTLATSLIDMYAKCGSIHDALLVFCAVPAEKTDVLIWNAMIGGLALHGLGKESVEMFEKMQELHVMPDEITYLGLLTACVHGGLVDEAWSFFKLLEAQGMRPHVEHYACLVDVLGRAGQIRDAFELVEKMPMPPSASVLGALLNSCRMHGWVEMGEIVGKRLVELEPYHDGRYIGLSNIYAVGRRWDEAKSMREVMEKRGVRKVPGFSEIDVGGKLHRFIAHDKIHPQSTEIYFILGLLTWQMKMEDGSINCKALIEED